One Xenopus tropicalis strain Nigerian chromosome 8, UCB_Xtro_10.0, whole genome shotgun sequence genomic window carries:
- the fbxo34 gene encoding F-box only protein 34 isoform X1: MQGVRMNSCRAGLHREPLKSTPFAYQHVKRASGMHLKPYHKLQKKELFFEIRSNRGMHPNNQGSAKEEKYNGATKNCLPSAENQARRPLGAISQNTMCNTVVNCPAASFESRAKNVPAATIHQGEEGEGSLDICAIIKPGNTKEKIAFFAAHHCSNNKNSSMKIKSSGDMSGRAAKRRKKSVDLKRVKSQLEKMQEAHKKCFLPEPLYNGVENCSVNFVTDSEGILPGRPLSVIEMVAFLEQRANTLLSSKPFTNCSPSRFTSTSKCALPASVSLLALGTCERQTDKDSSEKTEQLESVCVLEMVAKLESECLRHQSERDAGGLSRSNSFRRNVGRMLLASGSQQDSSNSLNVPSAASETDEDLSASSMEEKIPSNKEDHLVVKSWENCLQIKPHEAESLLPAGDNCVGNVDLELVRETYMKIRNRCDIAVSVDPCTFSFSLCVNAVECAPDSPETSSGIVCAVEESVGSFDRLSDSCAEAADVLMHTFSDQEAKCTQDKALILAGDPCPGTLFFQCEQSGQNHAHVQIVSEVMSQAEILKANAFDNALCIQNSSFTAQYAVSVSPVESESQVLDTLVKRPVSHDFLETRFKIQQLLEPQQYMAFLPHHILVKIFRFLPTRTLAALKCTSCYFKFIIEHYDIRPCDSLWVQDPRYKDDPCKQCKKKYAKGDVSLCWWHPKPYCQALPYGPGYWMCCHMSYKESRGCKVGLHDNRWVPACHSFNRTICKKSKESESEED; encoded by the exons ATGCAAGGAGTTAGGATGAATTCCTGCAGGGCAGGGCTCCACAGGGAACCACTGAAATCCACCCCGTTTGCATACCAACATGTCAAGAG GGCTTCTGGAATGCATTTAAAGCCATATCATAAGTTGCAGAAAAAAGAATTGTTCTTTGAAATTCGATCAAATCGAGGCATGCATCCCAACAACCAGGGTTCTGCCAAGGAAGAGAAATATAATGGCGCCACCAAGAATTGTTTACCCTCAGCTGAAAACCAAGCTCGAAGGCCACTTGGAGCAATTTCGCAGAATACTATGTGCAATACTGTAGTCAACTGCCCAGCTGCCAGTTTTGAGAGTAGGGCTAAAAATGTCCCAGCAGCCACAATTCACCAGGGCGAAGAAGGTGAGGGTTCATTGGATATATGTGCAATTATTAAGCCTGGAAATACAAAGGAAAAGATTGCCTTCTTTGCAGCCCATCACTGCAGTAACAATAAGAACAGCTCCATGAAAATCAAAAGTAGTGGGGATATGAGTGGGAGAGCTGCTAAAAGGAGAAAAAAGTCTGTGGATCTGAAGCGTGTAAAGAGTCAACTGGAAAAGATGCAAGAAGCACATAAGAAATGCTTCTTGCCTGAACCCCTTTATAATGGAGTTGAAAACTGCTCTGTTAATTTTGTTACAGACAGCGAGGGAATTCTTCCAGGCAGACCACTTTCTGTCATAGAGATGGTAGCCTTTTTGGAGCAAAGAGCAAATACGTTACTTTCTTCTAAACCTTTCACTAATTGCAGTCCTTCAAGATTTACCAGCACCTCTAAGTGTGCTCTTCCTGCCTCTGTGTCTTTATTGGCACTCGGAACCTGTGAACGACAAACGGACAAAGACTCTTCTGAGAAGACCGAACAACTGGAATCTGTGTGTGTGCTGGAGATGGTTGCTAAACTAGAGTCTGAATGCTTAAGGCACCAGAGTGAGCGTGATGCTGGTGGGCTGTCAAGGAGCAATAGCTTCAGAAGGAACGTCGGGCGCATGCTGCTAGCAAGTGGTTCTCAACAGGACAGCAGCAACTCTCTAAATGTCCCTTCTGCGGCCAGCGAAACAGATGAAGACTTATCGGCTTCTTCCATGGAAGAAAAAATCCCTTCTAACAAGGAAGATCATTTAGTTGTAAAATCTTGGGAAAATTGTCTTCAGATTAAGCCTCATGAAGCTGAGTCCTTGCTGCCTGCGGGAGATAACTGTGTAGGAAATGTAGACTTGGAGCTTGTAAGGGAAACCTATATGAAAATTAGAAATAGATGTGATATTGCCGTGTCCGTGGATCCTTGTacattttccttctctctttgcGTAAATGCAGTGGAATGTGCCCCAGATTCGCCCGAGACTTCAAGCGGGATTGTTTGTGCAGTGGAAGAAAGTGTGGGAAGCTTTGATAGGCTTTCTGACTCCTGCGCCGAAGCTGCTGATGTATTGATGCATACGTTCTCCGATCAGGAAGCAAAGTGCACGCAAGATAAAGCTTTAATTTTAGCAGGGGATCCATGCCCTGGAACATTGTTCTTTCAGTGTGAGCAAAGTGGGCAGAATCATGCACATGTTCAAATTGTTTCTGAAGTAATGTCCCAGGCAGAGATCCTGAAAGCAAATGCATTTGACAATGCCCTGTGCATACAGAATAGCTCATTCACTGCACAATATGCTGTTTCTGTATCTCCAGTCGAAAGCGAATCTCAGGTACTTGACACCTTGGTAAAGAGGCCGGTGTCTCACGATTTTTTAGAGACCCGATTTAAAATCCAGCAGCTGCTGGAGCCACAGCAGTACATGGCTTTCTTGCCCCACCATATTTTAGTTAAGATTTTTCGATTTCTTCCAACAAGGACCCTGGCAGCTTTAAAATGCACTTCGTGTTACTTCAAATTTATCATTGAACATTATGACATTCGGCCTTGCGATTCTCTCTGGGTTCAGGATCCGCGTTACAAGGACGATCCTTGCAAAcagtgcaagaaaaagtatgCAAAGGGGGATGTCTCGTTGTGCTGGTGGCATCCGAAACCTTACTGCCAAGCATTACCTTACGGGCCTGGTTATTGGATGTGCTGCCACATGTCTTATAAAGAAAGCCGTGGCTGTAAGGTTGGGCTTCATGACAATCGCTGGGTGCCTGCTTGCCACAGCTTTAATAGAACCATTTGCAAAAAATCTAAAGAATCTGAATCTGAGGAAGattag
- the fbxo34 gene encoding F-box only protein 34: protein MHPNNQGSAKEEKYNGATKNCLPSAENQARRPLGAISQNTMCNTVVNCPAASFESRAKNVPAATIHQGEEGEGSLDICAIIKPGNTKEKIAFFAAHHCSNNKNSSMKIKSSGDMSGRAAKRRKKSVDLKRVKSQLEKMQEAHKKCFLPEPLYNGVENCSVNFVTDSEGILPGRPLSVIEMVAFLEQRANTLLSSKPFTNCSPSRFTSTSKCALPASVSLLALGTCERQTDKDSSEKTEQLESVCVLEMVAKLESECLRHQSERDAGGLSRSNSFRRNVGRMLLASGSQQDSSNSLNVPSAASETDEDLSASSMEEKIPSNKEDHLVVKSWENCLQIKPHEAESLLPAGDNCVGNVDLELVRETYMKIRNRCDIAVSVDPCTFSFSLCVNAVECAPDSPETSSGIVCAVEESVGSFDRLSDSCAEAADVLMHTFSDQEAKCTQDKALILAGDPCPGTLFFQCEQSGQNHAHVQIVSEVMSQAEILKANAFDNALCIQNSSFTAQYAVSVSPVESESQVLDTLVKRPVSHDFLETRFKIQQLLEPQQYMAFLPHHILVKIFRFLPTRTLAALKCTSCYFKFIIEHYDIRPCDSLWVQDPRYKDDPCKQCKKKYAKGDVSLCWWHPKPYCQALPYGPGYWMCCHMSYKESRGCKVGLHDNRWVPACHSFNRTICKKSKESESEED, encoded by the coding sequence ATGCATCCCAACAACCAGGGTTCTGCCAAGGAAGAGAAATATAATGGCGCCACCAAGAATTGTTTACCCTCAGCTGAAAACCAAGCTCGAAGGCCACTTGGAGCAATTTCGCAGAATACTATGTGCAATACTGTAGTCAACTGCCCAGCTGCCAGTTTTGAGAGTAGGGCTAAAAATGTCCCAGCAGCCACAATTCACCAGGGCGAAGAAGGTGAGGGTTCATTGGATATATGTGCAATTATTAAGCCTGGAAATACAAAGGAAAAGATTGCCTTCTTTGCAGCCCATCACTGCAGTAACAATAAGAACAGCTCCATGAAAATCAAAAGTAGTGGGGATATGAGTGGGAGAGCTGCTAAAAGGAGAAAAAAGTCTGTGGATCTGAAGCGTGTAAAGAGTCAACTGGAAAAGATGCAAGAAGCACATAAGAAATGCTTCTTGCCTGAACCCCTTTATAATGGAGTTGAAAACTGCTCTGTTAATTTTGTTACAGACAGCGAGGGAATTCTTCCAGGCAGACCACTTTCTGTCATAGAGATGGTAGCCTTTTTGGAGCAAAGAGCAAATACGTTACTTTCTTCTAAACCTTTCACTAATTGCAGTCCTTCAAGATTTACCAGCACCTCTAAGTGTGCTCTTCCTGCCTCTGTGTCTTTATTGGCACTCGGAACCTGTGAACGACAAACGGACAAAGACTCTTCTGAGAAGACCGAACAACTGGAATCTGTGTGTGTGCTGGAGATGGTTGCTAAACTAGAGTCTGAATGCTTAAGGCACCAGAGTGAGCGTGATGCTGGTGGGCTGTCAAGGAGCAATAGCTTCAGAAGGAACGTCGGGCGCATGCTGCTAGCAAGTGGTTCTCAACAGGACAGCAGCAACTCTCTAAATGTCCCTTCTGCGGCCAGCGAAACAGATGAAGACTTATCGGCTTCTTCCATGGAAGAAAAAATCCCTTCTAACAAGGAAGATCATTTAGTTGTAAAATCTTGGGAAAATTGTCTTCAGATTAAGCCTCATGAAGCTGAGTCCTTGCTGCCTGCGGGAGATAACTGTGTAGGAAATGTAGACTTGGAGCTTGTAAGGGAAACCTATATGAAAATTAGAAATAGATGTGATATTGCCGTGTCCGTGGATCCTTGTacattttccttctctctttgcGTAAATGCAGTGGAATGTGCCCCAGATTCGCCCGAGACTTCAAGCGGGATTGTTTGTGCAGTGGAAGAAAGTGTGGGAAGCTTTGATAGGCTTTCTGACTCCTGCGCCGAAGCTGCTGATGTATTGATGCATACGTTCTCCGATCAGGAAGCAAAGTGCACGCAAGATAAAGCTTTAATTTTAGCAGGGGATCCATGCCCTGGAACATTGTTCTTTCAGTGTGAGCAAAGTGGGCAGAATCATGCACATGTTCAAATTGTTTCTGAAGTAATGTCCCAGGCAGAGATCCTGAAAGCAAATGCATTTGACAATGCCCTGTGCATACAGAATAGCTCATTCACTGCACAATATGCTGTTTCTGTATCTCCAGTCGAAAGCGAATCTCAGGTACTTGACACCTTGGTAAAGAGGCCGGTGTCTCACGATTTTTTAGAGACCCGATTTAAAATCCAGCAGCTGCTGGAGCCACAGCAGTACATGGCTTTCTTGCCCCACCATATTTTAGTTAAGATTTTTCGATTTCTTCCAACAAGGACCCTGGCAGCTTTAAAATGCACTTCGTGTTACTTCAAATTTATCATTGAACATTATGACATTCGGCCTTGCGATTCTCTCTGGGTTCAGGATCCGCGTTACAAGGACGATCCTTGCAAAcagtgcaagaaaaagtatgCAAAGGGGGATGTCTCGTTGTGCTGGTGGCATCCGAAACCTTACTGCCAAGCATTACCTTACGGGCCTGGTTATTGGATGTGCTGCCACATGTCTTATAAAGAAAGCCGTGGCTGTAAGGTTGGGCTTCATGACAATCGCTGGGTGCCTGCTTGCCACAGCTTTAATAGAACCATTTGCAAAAAATCTAAAGAATCTGAATCTGAGGAAGattag